The genomic segment GGCGATCTTTGGTGGCATCTGGGGCTTGCTGTATGGTGCGATCCTGAATCTGACCGAGTGGCCATGGGCCGCGCCAGGGCTGGATACGCAGGCCGGACTCTACTGGCTGCCCGGGATGGGCATCGGCGAGGCGCTGGCGGCGTATGGACGCTTCTATTTGACCACGTCTCTGGTTTACGATGCGTTCCGGGCAGCCGCCAATGTCGCACTGGTCGTCGCGCTCGGGCAGCCGCTGGTTCGGCTGCTGGATCGCTATCGTGACCGCTTCACCTGGTATCCATGGGTGGCGGTCGAGGCGGGCGATCTGTTCGATACTGTCGGCGATGCCGACCGGCCGATGATCGGGGATCGCGCACATGGCTGATGACGACGTCAGCACATCGTCAACTTCGTTCGCATTGGGCGCGGAGCAGCTGCTGGAGCGCATCGGACAGGCGCTGGTGTTCGAGCCGCGACCGGAGATCGTCGTGCGCTCGGCACTCGATGCGCTCGTCTCCGAGGTGGGTGCGACGAGCGCGGCGGTCTACTTCACCGACACGGAGCGCGGTGTCGCGCATCCTGCCTACACACTGAACTACCCGCCGGAAGTGCTGGCGCGCGTTCATGACATATCTCTCGACGTTCCGGCGATGTCGATCCTGGCAATCGAGACCGGCGAGGTGATCGCCATCGGTTCGCGCGCCGAAGCGCCGCCCGATATCGGATTCAGCCTGCAGCTTGCGGACGTGATGGGGATTCGAGCGTCGGCAGCCGTGCCACTGATCGCGGGCGGACGCACGCTCGGTGTACTGGTCTTCAACCTGAGCGAGGAGCACGCGTTCACCGATGACGAGGTGCGACTGCTCCGCCACGTCGGCGATCAGATCGCAGCAGCGGTCGAGCGCGCGCGGCTGGAGGACAAGCTCACCCGCCACGCGCAGGAGATGGATCTGCTGCACTCGATCGCCATCGCTGTTTCAGGCGAGACCGATCTGGACGCCATCCTGAAGGCTACGCTGTCGCGGCTGGCGTCGCTGATTACGTTCGCCGGTGGAGTGATCGCGCTGGTTGAGGGAGATGACCTCGTCGTGCGCGCTGCGCATGATCCGTTCGCCCCGGCATCGGAAGGTCGCCGCCGACCACGCGGCATCGGGCTGGGCTGGATCGTCGTTGAGACGGGAGAGCCGATCCTGAGCAACGATGTTGTGGCCGATCCACGACGGGCGCGCTTCGATCCATCGCGCCAGTTGCCCGGCTCCTATATGGCGACGCCGCTGGTCTGGCGTGGCAAACCATTTGGCGTCTTGCAGCTCGCCGCCGAAGCGCGCGGTGCCTTCCGCCCTGCCGATCTGGCGCTGCTGCAGACGGTTGGCACGCTGATCAGTGGGCCGATTGAGCTGGCGATACGCTATCAGGCCGAGGTCGCATTGCGCCAGGAGCTCAACCAGACTACTGCCCGGCTGGCGGCGATCCTTGAGCACGCGCCAATGGGTGTCTTCTTCTTCGATCGCGAGCATCGGCTGGCCTACGCCAATCAGGCGTGCTACGACGTGTTGCAGATCCTCCCGAAGCGTGAGCTGTTGCTGGGTCGATCGTGGGTGGAGCTGGCTGACATGCTGGCGAGTCGACGCTGGGCTGGCCAGCCGGATCAGCTCGCGGGCCTGATCGCGTCCACTCAGAGCATGCGCGACGATGTCATGGTGGACGACTTCCCGCTGCGCGAGCCGGACCAGGTGCTGCGCCGCATTGCCGCCCCGGTCTATGAATCCGGTGAGTTCTCCGGCCACCTCATCATCCTGATTGATGCCACTGCCGAGCGACTGGCGCTGCGTCAGGCGGAGCAGGCACTAGCGTTGCGCGACCGGTTTATCAGCATCGCCTCGCACGAGCTGAAGACGCCGCTGACCTCGATCAAGGGCACCGCCCAACTGCTGCTGAAGCTGCACGGCGCTGGCCACCTCGATCTCCCACGTGCGATGCGCTCGCTGGCGACGATCGACTCGCAGGCGGAGCGCATCGGGCTGCTGGTCGACGATCTGCTGGATGTCTCGCGCATTCAGGCCGGCCGGATCGAGCTGCGCAAGGAGTCGGTCGATCTCGTCGCAGTCGTCAACAGCGTTGTCGTTTCGTTGCCGGAAGAGGCCCGCCGCCGCATCCAGCTTGAACTGCCAGCGACGCTGCCGGGCCAGTGGGATCGCCTGCGACTAGAGCAGATCGTGCACAACCTGCTGGATAACGCGCTGAAGTACTCGCCTGCTGATGCGGACGTCGTCGCGCGGCTGGTCCGTGATGGCGGTGACGCGGTGCTGACGGTGTCTGATCGCGGCGTCGGCATTCCCACCGGCGACCTGCCCGCGCTGTTCCGGCCGTTCGCGCGCGCCTCGAACGCCGCCGATCACGATATCTCCGGCCTCGGGCTGGGCCTCTACATCACCCGCCAGATCATCGAGGCGCACCGCGGCAGCATCGTCGTCGCCAGCTCCGAGGGCGACGGCTCGACGTTCACCGTGCGCCTGCCGCTCGCATAGGCAGCCTTTCACTCACTCACCCGCCCGAACCAGATTGCACCGACCGGTGTATAGGAGATAGAACCCGGCGGATATGAGAAGAGGCGCGGATGAGCACGATCGACCTGCACGACGACACATCATCCCCGATCTCGGACCGTCTCCGCCGCCGGACGCCCTCGCTGCCGCGACGTCTCTGGCTGGTTGTCGCGCTGGCCGGGCTACTGGCCATCGCCGGCCTGATCGTCTACTTCACGACCGACATCGGCCGCGCGCGACCCACGCAACCTGCGGCGATCGTGCCCGATCTGCTGTTGTCGCAATCGTGGGATGCGAATTCCGGCGAGATGAGTAGCGTGCATGCGTTCTGGCCCAAAGACCAGACGGTGAGCGCACTGCCGGGCGTGCAATTGCAGGCTAACCCGATCGTCTCACCAGACGGTCGGCAGGTGGTCATCAGTGGCTGGTTGGTTACTGATGACACGGTATCGACCGTGCTCTATGCGTTCGACAGCAGCACAATGGCCGAGCAGTGGCATGCGGATCTGCTGAGCGAGCCGGTCGATCCCGACAGCAATCGGACGGTGTCGAAGGTCGCGATCAGCAGCGACCGGGTCTACGTCGCGAGCCATCGCTGGCAGTCGAGTGACCCGATCGAGTTGACTGTGCTCGACCGGGCAACTGGCGCGCAGGTGGCGCGAGTGGATCTGACGGTCGCTGATCCGGCCGCGAACCAGCCGAGCGTTTACATCAATCGGGCAGGCACCGAGCTGTATCTGCTATTCGGTCTCTGGAACGGACCGCCGGACGCCCCCACACCCGGCGGAACCGGGTACGTCCGCTTCGCGCTCCCCGATCTGCAGGAGCTCGATCGTCGGATGCCACTGTCAACCTCGCCACTTGCTGCCACTGGTTGGGGCGGTCTGCTCGGCACTGATACCCCGGTGCTTTACAGCACCATCAGCGGTGGTGAAACGGTGAGGCCGAGGGTGCGGTTCCTCGATCTGGCGGCCGGGCAGGAATTGCCGTCGCTAACGATCCCATTTACGAACCCGAGCGGTCTCTTTCAGCAGGGTATCTCACCCGATGGCACACGGCTCTATGTGTTTGATCCGGTCGCTGAAGAGCTGGCCGTCGTTGATGCTGCGACACGCACCATCGAGCAAC from the Thermomicrobiales bacterium genome contains:
- a CDS encoding GAF domain-containing protein, encoding MADDDVSTSSTSFALGAEQLLERIGQALVFEPRPEIVVRSALDALVSEVGATSAAVYFTDTERGVAHPAYTLNYPPEVLARVHDISLDVPAMSILAIETGEVIAIGSRAEAPPDIGFSLQLADVMGIRASAAVPLIAGGRTLGVLVFNLSEEHAFTDDEVRLLRHVGDQIAAAVERARLEDKLTRHAQEMDLLHSIAIAVSGETDLDAILKATLSRLASLITFAGGVIALVEGDDLVVRAAHDPFAPASEGRRRPRGIGLGWIVVETGEPILSNDVVADPRRARFDPSRQLPGSYMATPLVWRGKPFGVLQLAAEARGAFRPADLALLQTVGTLISGPIELAIRYQAEVALRQELNQTTARLAAILEHAPMGVFFFDREHRLAYANQACYDVLQILPKRELLLGRSWVELADMLASRRWAGQPDQLAGLIASTQSMRDDVMVDDFPLREPDQVLRRIAAPVYESGEFSGHLIILIDATAERLALRQAEQALALRDRFISIASHELKTPLTSIKGTAQLLLKLHGAGHLDLPRAMRSLATIDSQAERIGLLVDDLLDVSRIQAGRIELRKESVDLVAVVNSVVVSLPEEARRRIQLELPATLPGQWDRLRLEQIVHNLLDNALKYSPADADVVARLVRDGGDAVLTVSDRGVGIPTGDLPALFRPFARASNAADHDISGLGLGLYITRQIIEAHRGSIVVASSEGDGSTFTVRLPLA